In Vreelandella piezotolerans, one genomic interval encodes:
- the dapC gene encoding succinyldiaminopimelate transaminase, translated as MNPDLNALHPYPFEKLAALKATLTPPAGLTHIPLTIGEPQHVPYQGALDALVAHQLEMARYPATNGLPALRETIAAWATQRFGLAGLDAERQVLPVNGTREAIFAFVQAALDRTRPAQVAVPNPFYQIYEGATLLAGGQPLYLDCTAENGFRPDFSAVSADTWRDVQIVFICSPGNPTGAVTPLAEFKELIALADEHDFIIASDECYSELYLDESTPPPGLLQACAELGRDDYRRCVVFHSLSKRSNLPGLRSGFVAGDADLLAPFKRYRTYHGCAMSLPLQHASIAAWQDEAHVRANRDAYRKKFSAVTEVLAPVMDFPTPEASFYLWPAVTGGDDIAFSQRLFSEQHVSVLPGSLMGRPGQHGHNPGAGRLRLALVAELEPTLEAATRLRQLLERG; from the coding sequence ATGAACCCAGATCTCAACGCCCTTCATCCCTATCCGTTTGAAAAGCTGGCCGCTCTCAAAGCGACACTCACGCCCCCGGCGGGGCTGACGCACATTCCGCTGACGATCGGCGAACCCCAGCATGTGCCTTACCAGGGCGCGCTGGATGCCCTCGTTGCCCACCAGCTCGAGATGGCCCGCTACCCGGCCACCAACGGCCTGCCCGCGCTACGTGAGACCATCGCTGCCTGGGCCACCCAGCGCTTTGGCCTCGCCGGCCTAGACGCCGAACGCCAAGTTCTGCCCGTGAACGGCACCCGCGAGGCCATCTTTGCCTTCGTGCAGGCAGCGCTGGACCGCACTCGCCCTGCCCAGGTCGCCGTGCCCAATCCGTTCTACCAGATTTACGAAGGGGCGACGCTACTGGCAGGCGGCCAGCCGCTCTACCTGGACTGCACGGCCGAGAACGGCTTTCGTCCCGATTTTTCTGCGGTCAGCGCCGACACTTGGCGCGACGTGCAGATCGTGTTTATTTGCTCGCCGGGCAACCCGACCGGCGCGGTCACACCGCTGGCCGAATTCAAAGAGTTGATTGCCCTGGCCGACGAGCACGACTTCATCATCGCCTCCGACGAATGCTACTCCGAGCTTTATCTGGACGAGAGCACACCGCCGCCGGGGCTGCTGCAAGCCTGCGCCGAGCTTGGCCGCGACGACTACCGCCGCTGCGTGGTGTTTCACTCGCTCTCCAAACGCTCCAACCTGCCGGGGCTGCGCTCGGGCTTCGTGGCAGGCGATGCAGACCTGCTCGCCCCGTTCAAGCGCTACCGCACCTATCACGGCTGCGCCATGTCGCTACCGCTGCAGCACGCGTCCATCGCTGCTTGGCAGGACGAAGCCCACGTACGGGCCAACCGCGACGCCTACCGTAAGAAATTCAGTGCGGTCACGGAGGTGCTCGCCCCGGTGATGGATTTCCCCACGCCCGAGGCGAGCTTCTACCTCTGGCCTGCGGTTACGGGCGGTGACGATATCGCCTTTAGTCAACGGCTATTCAGCGAGCAGCACGTGAGCGTACTTCCCGGCAGCTTGATGGGCCGCCCAGGACAACACGGCCATAATCCCGGTGCTGGGCGGCTACGCTTAGCCCTAGTGGCGGAGCTCGAACCGACGCTGGAAGCGGCCACGCGTCTTCGCCAACTGCTCGAACGCGGCTAG
- the dapE gene encoding succinyl-diaminopimelate desuccinylase, whose amino-acid sequence MPITEPDSLSPTLTLAFDLLSRASVTPDDEGCQDLMIERLTALGFHIEQLPFGDVKNFWAVRGHHGPVIAFAGHTDVVPSGPHTNWEFPPFEPCIDDQGMLCGRGAADMKGSLAAMLTAVERFVARYPDHEGRIAFLITSDEEGPAIDGTRAVVEHLRERNERLDYCIVGEPSSTARLGDVIKTGRRGSLGGVLHVKGVQGHVAYPHLARNPIHQAMPALDALVNEHWDAGNDFFPATSFQISNVRAGTGATNVIPGDVEVVFNFRYSTDVTHDELRSRTEAILDAHGLEYHLDWTLNGEPFLTAEGELVDATIRGVEAVTGERPQLSTSGGTSDGRFIATLGAQVVELGPLNDTIHKVNERVRASDLDELSRIYEATLQALLTTDEVRV is encoded by the coding sequence ATGCCCATAACTGAGCCTGACTCACTGTCGCCGACGCTCACGCTGGCGTTCGACCTGCTGAGCCGGGCATCGGTGACACCCGACGATGAAGGCTGCCAAGACCTGATGATCGAGCGCTTAACGGCGCTCGGTTTCCATATCGAGCAGCTCCCCTTTGGTGATGTAAAGAATTTTTGGGCCGTGCGCGGCCACCACGGGCCGGTGATCGCGTTTGCCGGACACACCGATGTGGTGCCCAGCGGCCCCCATACCAACTGGGAATTCCCGCCGTTCGAGCCCTGTATCGACGACCAGGGCATGCTCTGCGGGCGCGGCGCAGCGGACATGAAAGGCAGCCTGGCAGCGATGCTGACGGCAGTGGAGCGCTTTGTCGCCCGCTACCCCGACCACGAGGGGCGGATCGCGTTTTTGATTACCTCCGACGAGGAGGGGCCTGCCATCGACGGCACCCGCGCAGTGGTCGAGCATCTTCGCGAGCGCAATGAGCGTTTGGACTACTGCATCGTGGGCGAGCCCTCCTCTACCGCTCGCCTAGGCGATGTGATCAAAACCGGGCGGCGCGGCTCTTTGGGCGGCGTGCTTCACGTCAAAGGCGTGCAGGGCCATGTGGCCTACCCTCACTTGGCACGCAACCCTATCCATCAGGCGATGCCTGCGCTGGATGCGCTCGTCAACGAGCATTGGGACGCGGGCAATGACTTCTTCCCTGCGACCAGTTTTCAGATCTCCAACGTGCGTGCTGGAACGGGCGCCACCAACGTGATTCCAGGTGACGTGGAAGTCGTGTTCAACTTCCGTTACTCCACCGACGTCACCCACGACGAATTACGCTCACGCACCGAAGCGATCTTGGATGCGCATGGCCTCGAGTATCATCTGGATTGGACGTTGAACGGCGAGCCCTTCCTGACCGCAGAAGGCGAGCTCGTGGATGCCACGATTCGCGGCGTAGAAGCCGTCACCGGCGAACGCCCGCAACTCTCCACCAGCGGCGGCACCTCGGATGGTCGCTTCATTGCCACCTTGGGCGCCCAAGTCGTCGAGCTTGGCCCACTCAACGATACTATCCACAAGGTGAACGAACGGGTGCGCGCCAGCGACTTGGACGAGCTGAGCCGTATTTACGAAGCGACGCTTCAGGCGCTGCTGACCACCGACGAGGTACGCGTATGA
- a CDS encoding Spx/MgsR family RNA polymerase-binding regulatory protein, with product MLTLYMIHNCDTCRKARKALDDKALMYKTHDLRKDGLSAALLEHILNRAPLVEVINKRSKTWRELSDEEKDFDANSARQLLLQHPTLLKRPLLELDDGTIMIGYQDGDYDSLSG from the coding sequence ATGCTGACGCTCTATATGATTCACAACTGCGACACCTGCCGCAAAGCACGCAAAGCGCTGGACGACAAAGCGCTGATGTATAAAACCCACGACCTGCGTAAAGATGGCCTGTCGGCGGCACTGCTCGAACACATCTTGAATCGCGCGCCGCTGGTCGAGGTGATCAACAAGCGGAGTAAGACCTGGCGCGAGCTCTCCGATGAAGAGAAGGATTTTGATGCCAACTCGGCGCGCCAGCTGTTGCTTCAGCACCCCACGCTGCTCAAGCGGCCGCTTTTGGAACTCGACGACGGTACCATCATGATCGGCTATCAAGACGGCGACTACGATTCGCTAAGTGGCTAA
- the dapD gene encoding 2,3,4,5-tetrahydropyridine-2,6-dicarboxylate N-succinyltransferase, whose product MLSFALGIGTQNTQGDWLEIYYPAPLFHPDERLVAAAKEALDAPTGNAPVSFLPEDCTRLAKALEAAGHSDQAALAESLAASQRPLVAMFLESDQPPQTAPEVYLKLHLLSHRLVKPHGLDLTGMFGLLRNIAWTNEGAIDIEELPARRLKARLAGRALSVDCVDKFPKMTDYVVPSGIRIGDTARVRLGAYLGEGTTVMHEGFVNFNAGTEGPGMIEGRISAGVMVGKGSDLGGGCSTMGTLSGGGNIIIKVGEGCLIGANAGIGIPLGDRCTVEAGLYITAGSKVTLLDDQGQDVNTVAARELAGQDDLLLRRNSQNGRIECLTNKSAIALNEALHAHN is encoded by the coding sequence ATGCTGAGCTTCGCGCTTGGAATCGGCACCCAAAACACCCAGGGCGACTGGCTGGAAATCTACTACCCGGCTCCACTATTCCACCCAGACGAGCGCCTGGTCGCAGCGGCCAAGGAAGCCCTGGACGCACCAACAGGCAATGCCCCGGTCAGTTTCCTGCCAGAAGATTGCACCCGCTTGGCCAAAGCGCTGGAAGCGGCAGGCCACTCCGACCAAGCCGCACTGGCAGAGTCACTGGCGGCGAGCCAGCGTCCGCTGGTGGCGATGTTCTTAGAGAGCGATCAGCCGCCGCAAACCGCACCTGAGGTGTACTTGAAGCTGCACCTGCTGTCCCACCGCCTGGTGAAGCCCCACGGCCTGGACCTGACCGGTATGTTCGGCTTGCTGCGTAACATCGCCTGGACCAACGAAGGCGCCATCGACATCGAAGAGCTGCCCGCCCGCCGCCTCAAGGCACGCCTGGCTGGCCGTGCGCTGTCCGTCGACTGTGTCGATAAATTCCCCAAAATGACCGATTACGTGGTGCCTAGCGGCATCCGCATCGGCGACACCGCCCGCGTGCGCCTGGGCGCTTACCTGGGCGAGGGCACCACGGTCATGCACGAAGGGTTCGTCAACTTCAACGCGGGCACCGAAGGCCCCGGCATGATCGAAGGGCGTATCTCTGCCGGCGTCATGGTCGGCAAAGGCTCCGATCTGGGCGGCGGCTGCTCCACCATGGGCACGCTCTCGGGCGGTGGCAACATCATCATCAAGGTGGGCGAGGGCTGCCTCATCGGCGCCAATGCCGGTATCGGTATTCCGCTGGGCGACCGCTGTACCGTAGAAGCGGGTCTGTACATCACCGCAGGCTCCAAAGTGACGCTGTTGGATGACCAGGGCCAAGACGTCAACACCGTCGCCGCCCGCGAGCTGGCAGGCCAAGACGACCTGCTGCTGCGTCGCAACTCACAAAATGGCCGCATCGAGTGCTTGACCAATAAAAGCGCCATCGCGCTGAACGAGGCGCTACATGCCCATAACTGA